A window from Microbacterium profundi encodes these proteins:
- a CDS encoding CTP synthase: MNSSDAGPKNDTTKHIFVTGGVVSSLGKGLTAASLGNLLTARGLRVVMQKLDPYLNVDPGTMNPFQHGEVFVTDDGAETDLDIGHYERFLDINLSQAANVTTGQIYSQVIARERRGEYLGDTVQVIPHITDEIKRRMRLQAGETPKPDVIITEVGGTVGDIESQPFLESARQLRHELGRDSVFFVHVSLVPFMGASGEQKTKPTQHSVAALRQVGIQPDALVLRSDRPVSESNRNKIALMCDVDVEGVINTVDLPSIYDIPSTLNDQGLDSYIVRRLGLDEKAAPEVDWTRWQKVLDAVHNPKHEVTIGLVGKYIDLPDAYLSVTEALRAGGFAQETHVKIRWIPSDSCETPEGAAKALSDVDGICVPGGFGIRGIEGKLGALKFAREQGIPTLGLCLGLQCMVIEYGRNIAGIAGASSSEFDPETSEPVIATMAEQVEILDGGDLGGTMRLGLYEAELGEGTLARELYGTAQASERHRHRYEVNNAYRDRLSAAGLVFSGLNPDLDLVEYVELPRDVHPYYIATQAHPELRSRPTAPHPLFRGLIGAAIERHRSSELFDVSADD, from the coding sequence ATGAACTCTTCTGACGCGGGGCCCAAGAACGACACGACCAAGCACATCTTTGTGACCGGTGGTGTCGTTTCGTCTTTGGGTAAGGGGCTCACAGCCGCCAGCCTGGGAAACCTGCTCACCGCACGCGGATTGCGCGTCGTGATGCAGAAGCTCGACCCTTATCTGAACGTCGACCCTGGCACCATGAACCCGTTCCAGCACGGCGAGGTGTTCGTCACCGATGACGGCGCGGAGACCGACCTCGACATCGGCCACTACGAGCGTTTCCTCGACATCAACCTGTCGCAGGCCGCCAACGTCACCACTGGCCAGATCTACTCGCAGGTGATCGCGCGCGAGCGCCGCGGCGAGTACCTCGGCGACACTGTGCAGGTCATCCCGCACATCACCGACGAGATCAAGCGTCGCATGCGTCTGCAGGCGGGAGAGACCCCGAAGCCGGATGTCATCATCACCGAGGTCGGCGGTACGGTCGGCGACATCGAGTCGCAGCCCTTCCTGGAGTCGGCGCGTCAGCTGCGCCACGAACTCGGTCGCGACAGCGTGTTCTTCGTGCACGTGTCACTCGTGCCGTTCATGGGCGCCTCGGGGGAGCAGAAGACCAAGCCGACGCAGCACTCCGTCGCAGCTCTCCGTCAGGTCGGCATCCAGCCGGACGCACTGGTGCTGCGCAGCGACCGTCCCGTCAGCGAGAGCAACCGCAACAAGATCGCCCTGATGTGCGACGTCGACGTCGAGGGCGTCATCAACACCGTCGACCTGCCCAGCATCTACGACATCCCGTCGACGCTGAACGACCAGGGCCTCGACTCCTACATCGTGCGTCGGCTCGGCCTGGACGAGAAAGCAGCGCCCGAGGTCGACTGGACTCGTTGGCAGAAGGTGCTCGACGCCGTCCACAACCCGAAGCACGAGGTCACGATCGGCCTGGTCGGCAAGTACATCGACCTTCCGGACGCGTATCTCTCCGTCACAGAGGCGCTGCGCGCCGGTGGCTTCGCACAGGAGACCCACGTGAAGATCCGCTGGATCCCCTCGGACTCCTGTGAGACGCCGGAGGGCGCGGCCAAGGCGCTGTCCGACGTCGACGGCATCTGCGTGCCCGGTGGGTTCGGCATCCGTGGCATCGAGGGCAAGCTCGGCGCGCTGAAGTTCGCCCGCGAACAGGGCATCCCCACACTCGGCCTGTGCCTGGGCCTGCAGTGCATGGTCATCGAGTACGGCCGCAACATCGCCGGCATCGCCGGGGCCTCCTCGAGCGAGTTCGACCCTGAGACATCCGAGCCCGTCATCGCGACGATGGCCGAGCAGGTCGAGATCCTCGACGGCGGCGACCTCGGCGGCACCATGCGCCTCGGCCTGTACGAGGCGGAGCTCGGCGAGGGGACGCTGGCCCGTGAGCTGTACGGCACGGCGCAGGCGTCAGAGCGCCACCGTCACCGCTATGAGGTCAACAACGCCTACCGCGACCGCCTGTCGGCCGCCGGACTCGTGTTCTCGGGCCTCAACCCCGATCTCGACCTCGTCGAGTACGTGGAGCTGCCCCGCGACGTGCACCCGTACTACATCGCGACGCAGGCCCACCCCGAGCTGCGCTCGCGCCCGACCGCCCCGCATCCGCTGTTTCGTGGGCTGATCGGCGCTGCGATCGAGCGGCACCGCTCCAGCGAGCTGTTCGATGTCTCGGCCGATGACTGA
- a CDS encoding NUDIX domain-containing protein, translated as MTDRSRSLTEPVEVQELRDEPFEPEVVSSDVVYKGWVWDVRSDLVAYGDREIIREYVDHTGAVAVLALDDDGRVLLIQQYRHPIRHRDWELPAGLLDIEGEDPMVAAQRELAEEADLVARDWELLVSTWTTPGGNSELIRIYLATGVAAAPAVYAREDEEADIRLEWVPLSDAVDAVLEGRLRNGILSLGVLAAERRLRD; from the coding sequence ATGACTGATCGGTCCCGCTCGCTCACTGAGCCCGTCGAAGTGCAAGAGCTGCGTGACGAGCCGTTCGAGCCGGAGGTCGTGAGCAGCGACGTCGTCTACAAGGGCTGGGTGTGGGACGTGCGTTCCGACCTCGTCGCGTACGGCGACCGAGAGATCATCCGCGAGTACGTCGATCACACCGGAGCGGTTGCGGTGCTCGCCCTCGACGACGACGGCCGGGTGCTGCTGATCCAGCAGTACCGGCATCCGATCCGCCACCGCGACTGGGAGCTGCCGGCCGGACTCCTCGACATCGAGGGGGAGGACCCGATGGTCGCCGCGCAGCGCGAGCTGGCCGAGGAGGCCGACCTCGTCGCGCGCGACTGGGAGCTGCTCGTCTCGACCTGGACGACCCCAGGCGGCAACAGCGAGTTGATCCGCATCTACCTCGCCACCGGCGTCGCCGCTGCACCCGCTGTCTACGCACGTGAAGACGAGGAGGCCGATATCCGGTTGGAGTGGGTGCCGCTCTCGGATGCGGTCGACGCCGTGCTCGAAGGTCGCCTTCGCAACGGCATCCTCTCACTCGGCGTGCTCGCGGCCGAGCGGAGACTGCGGGACTGA
- the xerD gene encoding site-specific tyrosine recombinase XerD, with product MRLDRAIDAYLRHVTIERGLSEHTVGAYRRDLDVYLDWLTEAGIDDTAAVTGAIVSRFITDRSSIIPPPAATSLARLQSSVRGLHRFLVREGIEPEDPTGRLRPPKMPQRLPKALTIDQVERLLTAPSAEEPIGIRDRALLELLYATGARVSEAVGLDVDDLAHGDVLRLRGKGSKERIVPIGSFARDAVDAYLTRVRPALAAKGKASARLFLGARGAPLSRQSAWLVIRAAAEASHVSSEVSPHTLRHSFATHLLQGGADVRVVQELLGHASVATTQIYTHVSVDTLRDIYATSHPRAR from the coding sequence ATGCGCCTGGATCGCGCGATCGACGCGTACCTCAGGCACGTCACGATCGAGCGCGGCCTTTCCGAGCACACGGTCGGGGCATACCGTCGTGATCTCGATGTGTACCTCGACTGGCTGACCGAGGCAGGCATCGATGACACCGCTGCGGTGACCGGCGCGATCGTGAGCCGGTTCATCACCGACCGTTCGAGCATCATTCCGCCTCCGGCGGCGACGAGCCTCGCAAGGCTGCAGTCATCCGTGCGCGGGCTGCATCGTTTCCTGGTGCGCGAGGGCATCGAACCGGAGGATCCGACCGGCAGGCTGCGCCCGCCGAAGATGCCGCAGCGACTGCCGAAGGCGCTCACGATCGATCAGGTCGAGCGGCTGCTGACGGCTCCCTCTGCGGAGGAGCCCATCGGCATCCGCGACCGCGCACTGCTCGAGCTGCTCTACGCGACCGGCGCTCGAGTCTCGGAGGCGGTCGGTCTGGACGTCGACGACCTCGCGCACGGAGACGTGCTGCGCCTGCGCGGCAAGGGATCCAAGGAGCGCATCGTGCCGATCGGCTCCTTCGCGCGCGATGCCGTGGACGCGTACCTCACCCGCGTGCGGCCCGCACTCGCAGCGAAGGGCAAGGCATCGGCGCGGCTGTTCCTCGGCGCTCGCGGTGCACCGCTGTCACGCCAGAGCGCGTGGCTGGTGATCCGCGCGGCCGCAGAGGCCTCGCACGTCAGCTCGGAGGTGTCTCCGCACACGCTGCGTCATTCGTTCGCCACACATCTGCTGCAGGGCGGCGCCGACGTGCGCGTGGTGCAGGAGCTGCTCGGGCATGCATCCGTCGCCACCACGCAGATCTACACCCACGTGTCGGTCGACACGCTCCGCGACATCTACGCCACCTCGCATCCCCGCGCGCGCTGA
- a CDS encoding ParA family protein, translated as MGPTGRPYHGFPTPTPLDAHGPARIIALCNQKGGVGKTTTSINLAAALAEYGRKVLAVDFDPQGALSAGLGIQTHDVPTIYDLLLDTKRDVHEVIVPSGVEGLDVLPANIDLSAAEVHLVNEVARETILARVLRQVAGEYDVILIDCQPSLGLLTVNALTASHGVLIPLECEFFALRGVALLIETIEKVRDRLNPGITLDGLLATMYDSRTLHSREVLERVVETFGDDVLETVIGRTVKFPDASVSGVPITEFAPEHAAAQAYLRLARELVARGAVA; from the coding sequence ATGGGACCCACCGGGCGTCCGTATCACGGCTTCCCGACGCCCACTCCGCTCGATGCCCATGGCCCCGCGCGCATCATCGCACTGTGCAACCAGAAGGGCGGCGTCGGCAAGACGACCACGTCGATCAATCTCGCCGCAGCTCTCGCCGAATACGGCCGCAAGGTTCTCGCGGTCGACTTCGACCCTCAGGGTGCGCTCTCGGCCGGTCTCGGCATCCAGACGCACGACGTGCCGACGATCTACGATCTGCTGCTGGACACGAAGCGCGACGTGCATGAGGTGATCGTGCCCAGCGGTGTGGAGGGGCTCGACGTCCTGCCGGCGAACATCGATCTGTCGGCCGCCGAGGTCCACCTGGTCAACGAGGTCGCCCGTGAGACGATCCTGGCGCGTGTGCTGCGACAGGTCGCGGGGGAGTACGACGTCATCCTGATCGACTGCCAGCCCTCGCTCGGGCTGCTCACCGTGAACGCCCTCACTGCAAGCCACGGCGTGCTCATTCCACTGGAGTGCGAGTTCTTCGCGCTCCGCGGAGTGGCGCTGCTCATCGAGACGATCGAGAAGGTGCGTGACCGGTTGAACCCCGGGATCACCCTCGACGGGCTCCTCGCGACGATGTACGACTCGCGCACCCTGCACTCGAGAGAGGTGCTGGAGCGGGTCGTGGAGACGTTCGGCGATGACGTGCTGGAGACCGTGATCGGACGCACCGTGAAGTTCCCCGACGCATCGGTGTCAGGGGTTCCCATCACCGAGTTCGCGCCGGAGCATGCCGCCGCACAGGCGTACCTGCGACTGGCGCGGGAGCTGGTCGCCCGTGGCGCCGTCGCTTAG
- a CDS encoding segregation and condensation protein A, with amino-acid sequence MAPSLSEGSPDASTSSASESEAVPEPVEPVPEPVEAVPEPVEAVPEPVEGFRVSLTNFDGPFDLLLNLISKHEMDITEVSLSAVTNEFIAYLKEIDGDAQELDQASEFLVVAATLLDMKVAGLLPQGELVDAEAVALLEARDLLFARLLQYRAFKEVSTWFARCLQREDRRHVRAVRLDEKHRARTPELVWTLSVDDFAAIALLAFAPKEIPNVGLDHLHAPLVSIREQAAIVVTLLRSAESLTFRELIAGSTEPGIVVARFISVLELYRHAALSFEQLEPLGELTLRWAADSWSDETLASLGADYDR; translated from the coding sequence GTGGCGCCGTCGCTTAGCGAAGGATCGCCCGACGCTTCGACAAGCTCAGCGAGCGAATCAGAAGCGGTCCCTGAGCCTGTCGAGCCGGTCCCTGAGCCTGTCGAAGCGGTCCCTGAGCCTGTCGAAGCGGTCCCTGAGCCTGTCGAAGGGTTCCGCGTCTCGCTGACGAACTTCGACGGCCCGTTCGACCTTCTGTTGAACCTCATCTCGAAGCACGAGATGGACATCACCGAGGTGTCGCTCAGCGCGGTCACGAACGAGTTCATCGCGTATCTGAAGGAGATCGACGGCGACGCTCAGGAGCTCGATCAGGCATCCGAGTTCCTCGTGGTCGCAGCGACCCTGCTCGACATGAAGGTGGCGGGTCTCCTGCCGCAGGGCGAGCTCGTCGACGCCGAGGCCGTCGCGCTGCTCGAAGCACGGGATCTGCTGTTCGCGCGTCTTCTGCAGTACCGCGCGTTCAAGGAGGTCTCCACCTGGTTCGCCCGCTGCCTGCAGCGCGAGGACCGACGCCATGTGCGGGCCGTGCGCCTGGACGAGAAGCATCGAGCGCGGACGCCGGAGCTGGTGTGGACCCTGAGCGTGGACGACTTCGCGGCCATCGCGCTGCTCGCGTTCGCGCCCAAGGAGATCCCCAATGTGGGCCTCGACCATCTGCATGCGCCGCTGGTCAGCATCCGGGAGCAGGCGGCGATCGTGGTGACGCTGCTGCGCAGCGCCGAATCCTTGACCTTCCGTGAGCTGATCGCCGGCTCGACTGAGCCCGGCATCGTGGTCGCACGGTTCATCTCAGTGCTCGAGCTCTACCGCCATGCAGCGCTGTCCTTCGAACAACTGGAACCGCTCGGAGAGCTGACGCTGCGCTGGGCAGCCGACTCCTGGTCGGACGAGACACTCGCAAGCCTGGGAGCCGACTATGACCGATGA
- the scpB gene encoding SMC-Scp complex subunit ScpB codes for MTDDTSTGSVTDSSFPEPVETRETTPLTEKLEAILLIIDEPLGLVALATAVGAPVPAVRQAIETLVDDYDGNGHGPRRGFELREVGGGWRLYVRDDHDALVADFVGGQAPARLSQAALETLAVIAYKQPVTRSQVASIRAVNVDSVVRTLLARGLVTELFADSETGAINYGTTDALLQNLGINSLDELPPISPLLDDGADGFDEGTIR; via the coding sequence ATGACCGATGACACTTCGACGGGCTCAGTGACCGACAGCTCGTTCCCTGAGCCTGTCGAAACGCGCGAGACGACACCGCTGACCGAGAAGCTCGAAGCCATCCTGCTGATCATCGACGAGCCGCTCGGCCTGGTCGCCCTCGCCACGGCTGTCGGAGCGCCCGTTCCCGCCGTACGGCAGGCGATCGAAACGCTGGTCGACGATTACGACGGCAACGGCCACGGCCCGCGCCGTGGATTCGAGCTGCGTGAGGTCGGCGGAGGCTGGCGGCTGTACGTGCGCGACGATCACGACGCCCTCGTCGCGGACTTCGTCGGCGGGCAGGCGCCGGCACGGCTTTCACAGGCGGCGCTCGAGACGCTCGCGGTGATCGCCTACAAGCAGCCGGTCACCCGCAGCCAGGTGGCATCGATCAGGGCCGTGAACGTCGACTCCGTCGTGCGTACCCTGCTCGCACGCGGACTCGTCACCGAACTGTTCGCCGACTCCGAGACCGGCGCGATCAACTACGGCACGACAGACGCGCTGCTGCAGAACCTCGGCATCAACTCGCTCGACGAGCTGCCCCCGATCTCCCCGCTGCTCGACGACGGTGCAGACGGCTTCGACGAAGGAACCATCAGATGA
- a CDS encoding pseudouridine synthase, whose amino-acid sequence MNSIPIPEPVEGSATPPEGVRLQKVLAAAGVASRRVVEQYIVEGRIRVNGVVVEELGRRIDPETDLVDVDGTAIQLDVSKRYVMLNKPTGVVSTMKDENGRPDLRRFTEDWEERLYNVGRLDAETSGLLILTNDGELAHVLAHPSFGVTKVYIAKVEGVVTAQTIQKLTTGFDLDDGFIKADKARLLDASTGSATGKPASLVELTLHSGRNRIVRRMMAAVGHPVTELVRRQFGPLHLGTLPAGKTRELSKIERGALLTLARHDSPADATPGDAQETE is encoded by the coding sequence ATGAACAGTATTCCGATCCCTGAACCCGTCGAAGGGTCAGCCACCCCGCCCGAAGGCGTTCGACTGCAGAAGGTGCTCGCCGCGGCCGGCGTCGCATCCCGCCGCGTGGTCGAGCAGTACATCGTCGAGGGGCGCATCCGCGTCAACGGCGTGGTCGTGGAGGAGCTCGGCCGCCGTATCGACCCCGAGACCGACCTGGTCGACGTTGACGGAACGGCGATCCAGCTCGACGTCTCCAAGCGCTACGTCATGCTGAACAAGCCGACCGGCGTGGTCAGCACCATGAAGGACGAGAACGGTCGCCCTGATCTGCGCCGGTTCACGGAGGACTGGGAAGAGCGCCTGTACAACGTCGGCCGGTTGGATGCCGAGACCAGCGGCCTGCTCATCCTCACCAACGACGGCGAACTCGCGCACGTACTCGCGCATCCGTCGTTCGGCGTCACCAAGGTCTACATCGCCAAGGTCGAAGGCGTCGTCACCGCGCAGACGATCCAGAAGCTCACCACGGGCTTCGACCTCGACGACGGCTTCATCAAGGCCGACAAGGCGCGCCTGCTCGACGCTTCGACAGGCTCAGCGACCGGAAAACCGGCCAGCCTCGTCGAGCTCACCCTGCACTCCGGGCGCAACCGGATCGTGCGCCGGATGATGGCCGCGGTGGGTCACCCGGTGACTGAACTCGTGCGCCGGCAGTTCGGCCCGCTCCACCTGGGAACGCTCCCTGCGGGGAAGACCCGAGAACTGAGTAAAATCGAACGTGGTGCGCTGTTGACTCTCGCGCGCCACGATTCCCCTGCGGACGCTACGCCGGGAGACGCCCAGGAGACCGAGTGA
- a CDS encoding prephenate dehydrogenase has translation MSDTARTNGSGIAPRLLGTVRIVGAGLLGASIGLALRAKGIDVVLSDTSPAQLRLAIDYGAGRAAQGDDAPALIVVSVPPDVTADVVAAELDRFPDAVVTDVASVKLEPFRALKERGIDVTRYIGSHPLAGRERGGAISARADLFIGRPWVVCRDEQTRPADLALVEALALDVGAMPLEMTPEEHDSSVALTSHVPQVVASLLAGRFATADEGALRLAGQGVRDTTRIAASAPELWVQILGANAQPVVAILDALADDLREVSDALRAPAEPGARRVVAEAIRQGNDGVERLPGKHGQNRRFEQLVVMVDDTAGQLGRLFGELGELGVNVEDLRLEHSPGAQFGLAEISVAPAALRGAIDGLQERGWRIAGATNE, from the coding sequence GTGAGCGACACGGCCAGAACCAATGGCAGCGGCATCGCGCCGCGGCTCTTGGGGACGGTCCGCATCGTCGGCGCTGGCCTTCTCGGCGCGAGCATCGGACTCGCCCTGCGCGCCAAGGGCATCGACGTCGTGCTGTCCGACACATCGCCGGCCCAGCTGCGCCTCGCGATCGACTACGGCGCCGGACGCGCTGCGCAGGGCGATGACGCGCCGGCACTGATCGTGGTGTCCGTGCCGCCCGACGTGACCGCTGACGTCGTCGCGGCCGAGCTGGATCGCTTTCCGGATGCCGTCGTCACCGATGTCGCGAGCGTCAAGCTCGAGCCGTTCCGTGCGCTGAAGGAACGCGGCATCGACGTCACCCGGTACATCGGTTCTCACCCGCTCGCCGGACGAGAGCGCGGCGGAGCGATCTCGGCGCGTGCCGACCTGTTCATCGGGCGGCCCTGGGTCGTCTGCCGTGACGAGCAGACCCGCCCGGCCGACCTCGCACTGGTGGAAGCACTCGCACTCGATGTGGGTGCGATGCCGCTGGAGATGACACCTGAGGAGCACGACAGCTCTGTCGCGCTCACCTCGCACGTGCCGCAGGTCGTGGCCAGCCTGCTCGCCGGACGATTCGCGACGGCGGATGAGGGCGCGCTTCGGCTCGCGGGGCAGGGCGTGCGCGACACGACGCGCATCGCGGCATCCGCCCCCGAACTGTGGGTGCAGATCCTCGGAGCCAACGCGCAGCCGGTCGTGGCGATCCTCGATGCACTCGCCGACGACCTGCGTGAGGTGTCGGATGCGCTGCGCGCCCCTGCTGAGCCGGGTGCCAGACGAGTGGTCGCCGAGGCGATCCGCCAGGGCAACGACGGCGTGGAGCGTCTGCCGGGAAAGCACGGGCAGAACCGCAGATTCGAGCAGCTCGTCGTCATGGTCGACGACACGGCCGGTCAGCTCGGCCGCCTGTTCGGCGAACTCGGCGAGCTCGGAGTGAACGTGGAAGACCTGCGCCTGGAGCATTCGCCGGGCGCACAGTTCGGACTCGCGGAGATCAGCGTGGCCCCTGCCGCGCTGCGCGGCGCGATCGACGGACTGCAGGAGCGCGGATGGCGGATTGCAGGAGCGACCAATGAGTGA